From a region of the Helianthus annuus cultivar XRQ/B chromosome 5, HanXRQr2.0-SUNRISE, whole genome shotgun sequence genome:
- the LOC110944232 gene encoding basic proline-rich protein-like, translating to MGHGNHRLTWRGEDDVVQWWSGGGGGGAVVVLMEEGGDGGETPAYPPKASPPKRSHPPKPSHPPHGPAYPPKGPKPPTPASPPKEAKPPTPGGHAYPPKGPKPPTPGGPAYPPKGPKPPTPGGPAYPPKGPKPPTPGGPSYPPKPSTWPPKAQPPLPSYGPTVPPPQPYNAVPPSGNILTPPPSGGGGNDHTVVIAVCASLGGVFFLAFLAAGLFCLAKRKKKPILVPAAAPYGHGSGGGHGHEGGGEH from the exons ATGGGCCATGGTAACCACCGTCTAACATGGAGGGGGGAAGATGATGTGGTGCAGTGGTGGTccggtgggggtggtggtggtgcagtAGTGGTGTTAATGGAGGAGGGAGGAGATGGCGGAG AGACACCAGCGTACCCTCCTAAAGCCTCTCCACCTAAACGGTCACACCCGCCGAAGCCATCACATCCACCACATGGTCCGGCTTACCCTCCTAAGGGTCCGAAGCCTCCTACGCCAGCTAGTCCACCTAAAGAAGCAAAACCACCTACCCCTGGTGGACATGCTTATCCACCAAAGGGCCCTAAGCCACCAACACCTGGTGGGCCCGCTTATCCACCTAAGGGCCCGAAACCACCAACTCCTGGTGGGCCCGCTTATCCACCTAAAGGCCCAAAACCACCAACACCTGGTGGGCCCTCTTATCCACCAAAGCCAAGTACTTGGCCTCCTAAAGCACAACCTCCACTACCATCATATGGACCCACCGTCCCACCTCCACAACCATACAATGCTGTCCCGCCATCCGGTAACATCCTAACACCACCACCGTCTGGTGGCGGCGGCAATGACCACACCGTCGTTATTGCGGTGTGTGCATCACTAGGTGGTGTGTTTTTCCTAGCATTCTTAGCCGCCGGACTCTTCTGCTTAGCCAAGAGAAAGAAGAAGCCAATCTTAGTCCCAGCAGCAGCTCCATATGGTCACGGCAGCGGCGGAGGACACGGTCATGAAGGTGGTGGCGAACACTAA
- the LOC110944233 gene encoding uncharacterized protein LOC110944233 gives MEPVLNSLDAKKQACDIEKSKDDGDNSVEIISYGAMFSPYKSKLQRQFSEEDRKYENQKKRSKRLSEWKWVEVINLDDSEDDEKEDELDDTADSSTNKKNR, from the exons ATGGAGCCAGTTCTGAATTCACTTGATGCGAAAAAACAAGCATGCGATATTGAAAAATCTAAG gatgatggtgataatagtgttgaaattatttcttatggtgcaatgttcAGTCCATACAAGTCTAAGCTTCAACGTCAATTTAGTGAAGAg gatcggaagtatgagaatcaaaagaaaagatctaagagactctctgaatggaaatgggtCGAGGTTATAAATTTAGATGATTCTGAGGACGATGAGAAAGAAGATGAATTAGATGATACTGCTGATTCGAGCACAAACAAGAAAAACAGATAA